A stretch of Thermoplasmata archaeon DNA encodes these proteins:
- the tcmP gene encoding three-Cys-motif partner protein TcmP — protein sequence MTKRKTDLEWLGDHLRILTEASERVRSIEPTVYNDFNAWTTLKLIGVKFWQRIYTDIIQEHLELLRKECMAYLDVMAGSGLNRIRDADCFVAGSSILAALVPRKPFHYIVSIESNRSRAVALEKRLIHVRGNQTSFKVFAQEADAAIRDALGELRDRKSHFMAFVDYQGMKGFSRESMDALLREPCDIWFTFFPNIKRSVALSEWDEANLETCRNFFGRRVFDRSATYDDLIGNWTQELLLRRQILYPFQIQSGEGYSYELVFMTKRTKAGSPYVNAADDLKRRLDSIKGDFARMVLQVLTGKQRDLDSYFSGRPPFSL from the coding sequence ATGACGAAGAGAAAGACGGACCTGGAATGGCTCGGCGACCACTTGAGAATTCTCACAGAAGCTTCCGAACGCGTCCGATCAATTGAGCCCACTGTGTACAACGATTTCAATGCTTGGACGACGCTGAAGCTGATCGGAGTAAAGTTCTGGCAGAGAATCTACACCGACATCATTCAAGAACATCTCGAGTTGCTTCGAAAGGAATGCATGGCCTATCTGGATGTGATGGCTGGATCGGGCCTGAACCGAATCCGTGATGCGGATTGCTTCGTGGCAGGATCGTCAATCCTTGCCGCGCTAGTACCGAGGAAACCATTCCACTACATTGTGTCGATAGAGAGCAACAGGAGTCGAGCTGTTGCCCTCGAAAAGCGTCTCATCCACGTCAGGGGTAATCAGACATCATTCAAAGTATTCGCCCAAGAAGCGGATGCGGCGATTCGAGACGCACTGGGAGAACTGAGGGATCGCAAGTCCCATTTCATGGCCTTCGTCGACTATCAAGGAATGAAGGGTTTCTCACGCGAGTCAATGGACGCACTCCTAAGAGAGCCATGCGACATCTGGTTCACCTTTTTCCCAAATATCAAGAGATCCGTGGCCCTTAGTGAATGGGACGAGGCGAACCTCGAAACGTGCCGCAACTTCTTCGGTCGTCGAGTCTTTGACCGTTCTGCCACGTACGATGACCTAATTGGGAATTGGACACAGGAGCTCCTCCTTCGCAGGCAGATCCTATATCCTTTCCAGATTCAAAGTGGAGAAGGCTATTCGTACGAACTCGTGTTCATGACGAAGAGAACAAAGGCAGGAAGTCCCTACGTAAATGCGGCTGACGACCTCAAGCGCCGTCTCGATAGCATCAAGGGTGACTTCGCGCGAATGGTGCTCCAAGTGCTAACGGGCAAACAGCGTGACCTTGACTCGTATTTCTCAGGCCGGCCACCATTTTCCCTTTAG